The following coding sequences lie in one Variovorax terrae genomic window:
- a CDS encoding enoyl-CoA hydratase, translating to MNYELIEVRTEAGKVGVVTLNRPKQLNALNNQLMDELGHALKAFDADAAIGCMIVTGSEKAFAAGADIGAMASYSFADVYKGDYITRNWETIRQVRKPVIAAVSGFALGGGCELAMMCDFIIAADNARFGQPEIKLGIIPGAGGTQRLPRAVGKAKAMDLALTGRMMDAAEAERAGLVSRVVALDKLMDEALGAALQICDYSQLATMAAKESVNRAFESGLSDGVMFERRMFHALFATADQKEGMDAFVNKRKADFRNQ from the coding sequence ATGAACTACGAACTGATCGAGGTGCGCACCGAGGCCGGCAAAGTCGGGGTCGTCACGCTGAACCGCCCCAAGCAGCTCAATGCGCTGAACAACCAGTTGATGGATGAACTGGGCCATGCGCTCAAGGCCTTCGATGCCGACGCGGCCATCGGCTGCATGATCGTCACCGGCAGCGAGAAGGCCTTTGCCGCAGGGGCCGACATCGGCGCCATGGCGAGCTACAGCTTCGCCGACGTCTACAAGGGCGACTACATCACGCGCAACTGGGAAACCATCCGCCAGGTCCGCAAGCCCGTGATCGCCGCCGTGAGCGGCTTCGCCCTGGGCGGCGGCTGCGAGCTGGCGATGATGTGCGACTTCATCATCGCGGCCGACAACGCCCGCTTCGGCCAGCCCGAGATCAAGCTCGGCATCATCCCCGGCGCCGGCGGCACCCAGCGCCTGCCGCGCGCGGTGGGCAAGGCCAAGGCCATGGACCTGGCCCTGACCGGCCGCATGATGGACGCCGCCGAGGCCGAGCGCGCCGGCCTGGTCAGCCGCGTGGTGGCGCTGGACAAGCTGATGGACGAGGCGCTCGGCGCGGCGCTGCAGATCTGCGATTACTCGCAACTGGCCACCATGGCGGCCAAGGAATCGGTGAACCGCGCCTTCGAAAGCGGCCTGAGCGACGGCGTGATGTTCGAGCGCCGCATGTTCCACGCCCTGTTCGCCACGGCCGACCAGAAGGAAGGCATGGACGCCTTCGTCAACAAGCGCAAGGCCGATTTCCGCAACCAGTGA
- a CDS encoding GNAT family N-acetyltransferase gives MSQPRFAQASDIPRLVELGRRIHAESRYAWMPYSAQRAWRYLEQALPSKQHCAMVVQQSDGSLAALLLASAQQYAFSNNFAVQIDVFYVLPQLRGSPAALRLLGALRKWADNRDVVEIWLLDRFTGAPNRNHRLLEKLGLTAVGAMHAKWIDRS, from the coding sequence ATGAGCCAGCCACGTTTTGCCCAGGCATCTGATATTCCCCGGCTGGTAGAGCTTGGCCGCCGCATCCACGCGGAGAGCCGCTACGCATGGATGCCCTACAGCGCCCAGCGTGCATGGCGCTACCTGGAGCAGGCGCTGCCCAGCAAGCAACATTGCGCAATGGTTGTGCAGCAAAGCGACGGCTCTCTTGCGGCGCTGCTGCTGGCCTCGGCGCAGCAATACGCCTTCAGCAACAACTTCGCGGTGCAAATCGACGTGTTCTACGTACTGCCCCAGCTGCGCGGCAGCCCCGCGGCCTTGCGCTTGCTGGGTGCCTTGCGGAAATGGGCCGACAACCGTGACGTGGTGGAGATCTGGCTGCTGGATCGGTTCACAGGCGCGCCAAACCGCAACCATCGTTTGTTGGAGAAGCTGGGCCTGACAGCCGTGGGAGCAATGCATGCCAAGTGGATAGACCGAAGCTGA
- a CDS encoding Bug family tripartite tricarboxylate transporter substrate binding protein → MKRRTLLQAAGGAAIVPGFALAQDKYPGKPITWICPYAAGGNADSRSRQVAKVMSQLLGQPIIIDNKAGAGGNIGTEAIARAKPDGYTLGMGNFAPLAVNKALFKKLNFDPANDLVTIGLIEKGPLILMVRNDSPYKSVKDIVAAAKASPGKLSYASGGIGGTHHLSGALFEHAAGIDMIHAPYKSGSAGATDLMGGQVHMMFEQMYAAMPSVKGGKLRALAITSKTRSPLAPDIPTMAEQGYPEVEVLNWQGLIGPKGMSPDLVKQLNAVLNKALQDPDLKEKILSQGNEVGGGTPEQFAALVKTETPRWAKVVKDAKIEAE, encoded by the coding sequence ATGAAACGCCGTACCCTTTTGCAGGCTGCCGGTGGCGCCGCCATCGTCCCGGGCTTTGCCCTGGCGCAGGACAAGTACCCGGGCAAGCCCATCACCTGGATCTGCCCCTACGCGGCCGGCGGCAACGCCGACAGCCGCTCGCGCCAGGTGGCCAAGGTCATGAGCCAGCTGCTGGGCCAGCCCATCATCATCGACAACAAGGCCGGCGCCGGTGGCAACATCGGCACCGAGGCCATCGCACGCGCCAAGCCCGACGGCTACACGCTGGGCATGGGCAATTTCGCGCCGCTGGCGGTCAACAAGGCGCTGTTCAAGAAGCTGAACTTCGATCCGGCCAACGATCTCGTGACGATCGGCCTGATCGAGAAGGGCCCGCTGATCCTGATGGTGCGCAACGATTCTCCCTACAAGTCGGTCAAGGACATCGTGGCGGCGGCCAAGGCCTCGCCCGGCAAGCTGAGCTACGCCTCGGGCGGCATCGGCGGCACGCACCACCTGAGCGGCGCGCTGTTCGAGCACGCAGCGGGTATCGACATGATCCATGCGCCCTACAAGAGCGGCTCGGCCGGCGCCACCGACCTCATGGGCGGGCAGGTGCACATGATGTTCGAGCAGATGTACGCGGCCATGCCCTCCGTCAAGGGCGGCAAGCTGCGCGCGCTGGCCATCACCAGCAAGACCCGCTCGCCGCTGGCGCCCGACATCCCCACCATGGCCGAGCAGGGCTACCCGGAGGTCGAGGTGCTGAACTGGCAGGGCCTGATCGGTCCCAAGGGCATGTCGCCCGACCTCGTCAAGCAGCTCAACGCGGTGCTCAACAAGGCACTGCAGGACCCCGACCTCAAGGAAAAGATCCTGAGCCAGGGCAACGAGGTGGGCGGCGGCACACCCGAGCAGTTCGCGGCCCTGGTCAAGACCGAAACGCCGCGCTGGGCCAAGGTGGTCAAGGACGCCAAGATCGAAGCCGAGTAA
- a CDS encoding enoyl-CoA hydratase-related protein has protein sequence MTEPTVLYSAQGAVALLTLNRPQALNSFTRQMHHDLWAALDRAEADPGIRALVITGAGRGFCAGADLAEFDFEPGPDLVERANPGPVIEQAFNPTVRRLQALRMPSIVAVNGVAAGAGASLAMTCDIAIAASGASFIQAFSRIGLIPDAGGTWFLAQRLGLARAMALAMTGDKLPAQQARDWGLIWEVVDGGADECVAAALALAQRLAAMPTKALVATRQMLRDSSTRTLDQQLDAERDMQSALGRTHDYIEGVTAFLQKRAPQFRGE, from the coding sequence ATGACCGAACCCACCGTTCTTTATTCCGCGCAGGGCGCCGTGGCCCTGCTCACGCTCAACCGGCCGCAGGCCCTCAACAGTTTCACGCGCCAGATGCACCACGACCTGTGGGCCGCGCTGGACCGGGCCGAGGCCGACCCCGGCATCCGCGCGCTGGTGATCACCGGCGCGGGCCGCGGCTTCTGCGCCGGGGCCGACCTGGCCGAATTCGACTTCGAGCCGGGCCCCGATCTGGTCGAGCGCGCCAATCCCGGGCCGGTGATCGAGCAGGCCTTCAACCCCACGGTGCGCCGGCTGCAGGCGCTGCGCATGCCCAGCATCGTGGCGGTGAACGGCGTGGCGGCGGGCGCGGGCGCCTCGCTGGCCATGACCTGCGACATTGCGATCGCGGCCTCGGGTGCCAGCTTCATCCAGGCCTTCAGCCGGATCGGGCTGATTCCCGATGCCGGCGGCACCTGGTTCCTGGCGCAGCGCCTGGGCCTGGCGCGGGCCATGGCGCTGGCCATGACGGGCGACAAGCTGCCGGCGCAGCAGGCCAGGGACTGGGGCCTGATCTGGGAGGTGGTCGACGGCGGCGCCGACGAGTGCGTGGCCGCGGCGCTGGCACTGGCGCAGCGGCTCGCCGCCATGCCGACGAAGGCCTTGGTCGCCACGCGGCAGATGCTGCGCGACAGCAGCACCCGCACGCTCGACCAGCAGCTCGACGCCGAGCGCGACATGCAGTCCGCGCTGGGCCGCACGCACGACTACATCGAGGGCGTGACGGCCTTTCTCCAGAAGCGCGCGCCGCAGTTCAGGGGCGAATGA
- a CDS encoding M61 family metallopeptidase: protein MPKNNTPPAAPLHYRVEAADPQAHLFRVTLTVAQPAAQQRVSLPVWIPGSYLVREFSKSLQRLRASQGARAAACSQLDKCSWQVECRPGQPLVLTYEIHAFDNSVRTAWLDASRGFFNGTSLCLRVEGQEDQPHDLELVAAPAIAGWQVATGLPALKTSKNGFGLYRAAGYDELVDCPVEMGRFWSGEFKACGVPHRFVVAGATASFDGARLLADARRICEAEIRFWHGSRKPPHPNYLFMLNAVDEGYGGLEHRNSTALICNRRDLPRRGEARQPEGYTMLLGLISHEYFHTWNVKRLRPTDFERYDYERENYTPLLWFFEGFTSYYDDLLLRRAGLLDDAGYLKLLNKTANQVLQTPGRLVQSVAQASRDAWVKYYRPDENTPNATVSYYTKGALVALCFDLTLRAEGRTTLDEVMRALWQRCGAGQGRGAMSEADFAAVLHELGGRSFAKEIAAWVHGTRELPLQALLQRHGVAVLVEPAQPAQRLGLRVTENGGIQVKTVLRGGAAERAGLAAGDEWLGVEVAGQGWRLGKLDELALYAGTARKVTALVARDKRLLRLDLALPAAAGTWRLALRDAAPVKLWLAPHD from the coding sequence ATGCCCAAGAACAACACGCCCCCCGCCGCCCCGCTCCACTACCGCGTGGAGGCGGCCGATCCGCAGGCCCATCTGTTCCGCGTCACGCTGACCGTGGCGCAGCCCGCCGCGCAGCAGCGCGTCTCGCTGCCGGTGTGGATTCCCGGCAGCTACCTGGTGCGCGAGTTCTCCAAGAGCCTGCAGCGCCTGCGCGCCAGCCAGGGCGCGCGCGCCGCGGCCTGCAGCCAGTTGGACAAATGCAGCTGGCAGGTGGAGTGCCGGCCCGGCCAGCCGCTGGTGCTGACCTACGAGATCCACGCCTTCGACAACTCCGTGCGCACCGCCTGGCTCGACGCGAGCCGCGGCTTCTTCAACGGCACCAGCCTGTGCCTGCGGGTCGAGGGGCAGGAAGACCAGCCCCACGACCTCGAGCTGGTGGCAGCGCCCGCCATCGCCGGCTGGCAGGTGGCCACGGGGCTGCCCGCCCTGAAAACCAGCAAGAACGGCTTTGGCCTGTACCGCGCGGCCGGCTACGACGAACTGGTGGACTGCCCGGTGGAGATGGGCCGCTTCTGGAGCGGCGAATTCAAGGCCTGCGGCGTGCCGCACCGCTTCGTGGTGGCGGGCGCCACGGCCTCGTTCGACGGCGCGCGGCTGCTGGCCGACGCCCGCAGGATCTGCGAGGCCGAAATCCGCTTCTGGCACGGCAGCAGGAAGCCGCCGCACCCGAACTACCTGTTCATGCTCAACGCCGTGGACGAAGGCTACGGCGGCCTGGAGCACCGCAACTCCACGGCGCTCATCTGCAACCGCCGCGATCTGCCGCGCCGCGGCGAGGCGCGCCAGCCCGAGGGCTACACCATGCTGCTGGGGCTGATCAGCCACGAGTACTTCCACACCTGGAACGTCAAGCGCCTGCGCCCCACCGATTTCGAGCGCTACGACTACGAGCGCGAGAACTACACGCCGCTGCTCTGGTTCTTCGAGGGCTTCACCAGCTACTACGACGACCTGCTGCTGCGCCGCGCCGGCCTGCTCGACGACGCCGGCTACCTCAAGCTGCTCAACAAGACCGCCAACCAGGTGCTGCAGACGCCGGGACGCCTGGTGCAGTCGGTGGCGCAGGCCAGCCGTGACGCCTGGGTCAAGTACTACCGGCCCGACGAGAACACGCCCAACGCCACGGTGAGCTACTACACCAAGGGCGCGCTGGTGGCGCTGTGCTTCGACCTGACGCTGCGCGCCGAAGGCCGCACCACCCTGGACGAGGTGATGCGTGCGCTCTGGCAGCGCTGCGGCGCCGGCCAGGGCCGCGGCGCCATGAGCGAAGCCGACTTCGCGGCCGTGCTCCACGAACTGGGCGGCCGCTCGTTTGCGAAAGAGATCGCCGCCTGGGTGCACGGCACGCGCGAGCTGCCGCTGCAGGCGCTGCTGCAGCGCCATGGCGTGGCCGTGCTGGTGGAGCCGGCCCAGCCGGCCCAGCGGCTGGGCCTTCGCGTGACGGAGAACGGCGGCATCCAGGTCAAGACGGTGCTGCGCGGCGGCGCGGCCGAGCGCGCCGGCCTGGCCGCGGGCGACGAATGGCTGGGCGTGGAAGTGGCCGGCCAGGGCTGGCGCCTGGGCAAACTCGATGAGCTGGCGCTGTATGCCGGCACCGCCCGGAAGGTGACCGCGCTGGTGGCGCGCGACAAGCGCCTGCTGCGGCTCGACCTGGCGCTGCCGGCCGCCGCCGGCACCTGGCGGCTGGCGCTGCGCGACGCAGCGCCTGTCAAGCTGTGGCTCGCACCGCACGACTGA
- a CDS encoding DsbC family protein produces MNMFKTGLLAALLAAGFAAQAQEATIRKNLGERIPQLQQIDEVTKSAMPGLFEVRVNGTDILYTDAEGNFLIQGSLIDTKQRRNLTEERVDKLTAIDYSSLPLKDAFTIVRGNGKRKMAVFEDPNCGYCKRFERDLQKVDNVTIHMFLYPILGGDSPDKSRNIWCAKDKAKAWQDWMVRDVPAAAGSCDAAALNRNLEFGKKHKITGTPTLIFADGSRVPGAIGAQQVEKFLTDAVAAK; encoded by the coding sequence ATGAACATGTTCAAGACCGGGCTGCTCGCGGCCCTGCTGGCCGCCGGCTTCGCCGCGCAGGCTCAGGAAGCCACGATCCGCAAGAACCTGGGAGAGCGCATCCCCCAGCTGCAGCAGATCGACGAAGTCACCAAATCGGCCATGCCCGGCCTGTTCGAGGTGCGCGTCAACGGCACCGACATCCTCTACACCGATGCCGAAGGCAACTTCCTGATCCAGGGCAGCCTGATCGACACCAAGCAGCGCCGCAACCTGACCGAGGAGCGTGTCGACAAGCTCACCGCCATCGACTACAGCAGCCTGCCGCTGAAGGACGCCTTCACCATCGTGCGCGGCAACGGCAAGCGCAAGATGGCGGTGTTCGAAGACCCGAACTGCGGCTACTGCAAGCGCTTCGAGCGCGATCTGCAGAAGGTGGACAACGTCACCATCCACATGTTCCTCTACCCCATCCTCGGCGGCGATTCGCCCGACAAGTCGCGCAACATCTGGTGCGCCAAGGACAAGGCCAAGGCGTGGCAGGACTGGATGGTGCGCGATGTGCCGGCGGCGGCCGGCAGTTGCGATGCCGCCGCGCTCAACCGCAACCTCGAGTTCGGCAAGAAACACAAGATCACCGGCACGCCCACGCTGATCTTCGCCGACGGCTCGCGCGTGCCCGGCGCCATTGGCGCGCAGCAGGTCGAGAAGTTCCTGACCGACGCCGTCGCCGCCAAGTAG
- a CDS encoding 2OG-Fe(II) oxygenase translates to MMAMQIKAFQTYLGPLLVTDDLIPPTLQQALSDLTRQPIWQYGWRSNTRRERYCYWHAHIAGGDGSSRVNCESELASSARFSAVHALFKLLQQGPLRGHEPLRVYLNGHTYGIEGYVHQDNKDTENYFSTIYYAHPVWHQNWSGDTVFYNRDEDDILTSVFPRPGRAVTFHGAIPHCARAPSRDCSELRVSLVIKTHKALLGSGASIPANAP, encoded by the coding sequence ATGATGGCTATGCAGATCAAAGCATTCCAGACCTACCTAGGGCCCCTGCTCGTCACGGACGACCTCATCCCACCCACGCTGCAGCAAGCCCTGTCCGATCTGACTCGCCAACCCATCTGGCAATACGGCTGGCGCTCCAACACGCGGCGCGAACGCTACTGCTACTGGCATGCGCACATCGCAGGCGGCGACGGCAGCAGCCGCGTCAACTGCGAAAGCGAACTGGCCTCCAGCGCCAGATTCTCTGCCGTGCACGCTCTGTTCAAACTGCTGCAGCAGGGGCCGCTGCGCGGCCACGAACCGTTGCGCGTCTACCTGAACGGCCATACCTACGGCATCGAAGGCTACGTGCATCAGGACAACAAGGACACTGAAAACTACTTCTCCACCATCTACTACGCCCATCCGGTCTGGCACCAGAACTGGAGCGGTGACACGGTGTTCTACAACCGCGATGAAGACGACATCCTGACCTCCGTCTTTCCGCGCCCCGGACGAGCCGTCACGTTTCATGGAGCCATCCCACATTGCGCCCGGGCACCCAGCCGCGACTGCAGCGAACTGCGCGTGAGCCTGGTCATTAAGACCCACAAGGCGCTACTTGGATCAGGGGCGTCGATCCCAGCAAATGCGCCATGA
- a CDS encoding DUF3108 domain-containing protein: MARTARLITALALAVLLAHGLALEWLARQWQEPSVLRPLATPMFTRQIVPQAPPPAPAPISVPKPRKVQAQRSSNAINSVASSSLPADTTPTAPPPEPAAAPTDTAPPATSTIASATATVAATPDSSTTAASATATTTAWLDSWPADTRLSYQLGGQFRGELHGNAQVQWQREADSYQARVAIDIGWMVNMVMTSQGKVSPQGLQPRAYEEQVNGRRRSALLDERSVALGSGERVPRPDGVQDTASQFVELSHQFASGRAALEVGRTVSFWMARPGGVDLWTYDITEQVTLMTPRLGPVQAFHLKPRPLANPRGNITAEMWFAPSLQYLPVRIRIGLGNDAFVDLLVDRIEQR; the protein is encoded by the coding sequence GTGGCTCGCACCGCACGACTGATCACCGCGCTGGCGCTGGCCGTGCTGCTGGCGCATGGGCTGGCGCTGGAATGGCTGGCCAGGCAGTGGCAGGAACCCTCGGTGCTGCGCCCGCTGGCCACGCCGATGTTCACGCGGCAGATCGTGCCGCAGGCCCCGCCGCCGGCTCCAGCCCCCATTTCGGTGCCAAAACCGCGGAAGGTCCAGGCGCAGCGGTCATCGAATGCTATTAATTCAGTAGCAAGCAGCAGCCTCCCGGCCGACACCACGCCGACGGCACCGCCGCCCGAACCGGCCGCGGCCCCCACCGACACGGCGCCGCCGGCCACCAGCACCATCGCCTCAGCCACTGCCACCGTGGCGGCCACGCCCGACAGCAGCACGACCGCCGCCAGCGCCACCGCGACCACGACCGCCTGGCTCGACAGCTGGCCCGCCGACACCCGCCTGAGCTACCAGCTGGGCGGCCAGTTCCGCGGCGAGCTGCACGGCAACGCGCAAGTGCAATGGCAGCGCGAGGCCGACAGCTACCAGGCCCGCGTTGCCATCGACATCGGCTGGATGGTCAACATGGTCATGACCAGCCAGGGCAAGGTCTCGCCGCAGGGCCTGCAGCCGCGCGCCTATGAGGAACAGGTGAACGGACGCCGCCGCAGCGCCCTGCTGGACGAGCGCAGCGTGGCGCTGGGCAGCGGCGAGCGCGTGCCGCGCCCCGACGGCGTGCAGGACACGGCCAGCCAGTTCGTCGAGCTCAGCCACCAGTTCGCCAGCGGCCGCGCCGCGCTGGAGGTGGGCCGCACCGTGAGCTTCTGGATGGCGCGCCCGGGTGGCGTGGACCTGTGGACCTACGACATCACCGAACAGGTGACGCTGATGACCCCGCGCCTGGGGCCGGTGCAGGCCTTCCACCTCAAGCCGCGCCCGCTGGCCAATCCGCGCGGCAACATCACGGCCGAGATGTGGTTCGCGCCGAGCCTGCAGTACCTGCCGGTGCGCATCCGCATCGGCCTGGGCAACGACGCCTTCGTGGACCTGCTGGTCGACCGCATCGAGCAGCGCTGA
- the paaK gene encoding phenylacetate--CoA ligase PaaK, translating to MNRFPLEPIETASVDELRALQLKRLRATLRHAYAHSPVYRAKFDAAGVHPDDCRTLADLAKFPFTTKKDLRDSYPFGMFAVPREQCARIHASSGTTGKPTVVGYTKNDIDTWATVMARSIRASGARPGDLVHVSYGYGLFTGGLGAHYGAEKLGLTVVPFGGGQTERQVQLIHDFKPDIIMVTPSYMLAIADEFERQGLDPAASSLRLGIFGAEPWTNDMRLAIERRMGMDAVDIYGLSEVMGPGVANECVETKDGPTIWEDHFYPEIIDPDSGEPVADGEPGELVFTSLTKEALPIIRYRTRDLTRLLPGTARTMRRMAKITGRSDDMMIVRGVNVFPTQIEELILRRPELSAHYLCILSLDGPMDALTVAVETRSGVLPDSAPALAAADALQHDIKAYIGTSARIELRATGGVERSLGKARRVLDQRPH from the coding sequence ATGAACCGCTTTCCCCTCGAACCCATCGAAACCGCTTCCGTGGACGAGCTGCGCGCGCTGCAGCTCAAGCGCCTGCGCGCCACGCTGCGCCATGCCTACGCGCACTCGCCGGTGTACCGGGCCAAGTTCGATGCGGCCGGCGTGCACCCGGACGATTGCCGCACGCTGGCCGATCTGGCGAAGTTTCCCTTCACCACCAAGAAGGACCTGCGCGACAGCTACCCCTTCGGCATGTTCGCGGTGCCGCGCGAGCAGTGCGCACGCATCCATGCCTCCAGCGGCACCACCGGCAAGCCGACGGTGGTGGGCTACACGAAGAACGACATCGACACCTGGGCCACCGTGATGGCACGCAGCATCCGCGCCAGCGGCGCGCGACCGGGCGACCTGGTGCACGTGAGCTACGGCTACGGCCTGTTCACCGGCGGCCTGGGGGCGCACTACGGCGCCGAGAAGCTGGGCCTGACCGTGGTGCCGTTCGGCGGCGGCCAGACCGAGCGCCAGGTGCAGCTGATCCATGATTTCAAGCCCGACATCATCATGGTGACGCCCAGCTACATGCTGGCCATCGCCGACGAGTTCGAGCGCCAGGGCCTGGACCCGGCCGCCTCCAGCCTGCGCCTGGGGATCTTCGGCGCCGAGCCCTGGACCAACGACATGCGGCTGGCGATCGAGCGGCGCATGGGCATGGACGCGGTGGACATCTACGGCCTGTCCGAGGTGATGGGCCCGGGCGTGGCCAACGAGTGCGTGGAGACCAAGGACGGCCCCACTATCTGGGAGGACCATTTCTACCCCGAGATCATCGACCCCGACAGCGGCGAGCCGGTGGCCGACGGCGAGCCTGGCGAGCTGGTGTTCACCAGCCTGACCAAGGAGGCGCTGCCCATCATCCGCTACCGCACGCGCGACCTCACGCGCCTGTTGCCCGGCACGGCGCGCACCATGCGCCGCATGGCGAAGATCACGGGCCGCAGCGACGACATGATGATCGTGCGCGGCGTCAACGTGTTTCCCACGCAGATCGAGGAGCTGATCCTGCGCCGGCCGGAGCTGAGCGCCCACTACCTGTGCATCCTGAGCCTGGACGGCCCGATGGACGCGCTCACGGTGGCGGTGGAGACCCGTTCGGGCGTGCTGCCCGACTCGGCCCCGGCGCTGGCCGCGGCAGACGCCCTGCAGCACGACATCAAGGCCTACATCGGCACTTCGGCGCGCATCGAGCTGCGCGCCACCGGCGGCGTCGAGCGCAGCCTCGGCAAGGCCCGGCGGGTGCTCGACCAGCGGCCGCACTGA
- the paaI gene encoding hydroxyphenylacetyl-CoA thioesterase PaaI gives MEARQLAQAVGESMFAADRASREFMQMELVSCEPGRAVMRMAVREPMLNGHRICHGGFIFTLADSTFAFACNSYNRPAVAAGCSIEFLKPGQLGDLLTCEGVEQALQGRHGIYDMKVTNQRGDVVAMFRGKSAQLQGTVIPEAA, from the coding sequence ATGGAGGCCCGTCAACTGGCCCAGGCGGTGGGCGAATCGATGTTCGCCGCCGACCGGGCCTCGCGCGAATTCATGCAGATGGAGCTGGTGAGCTGCGAACCCGGGCGCGCCGTGATGCGCATGGCGGTGCGCGAGCCCATGCTCAACGGCCACCGCATCTGCCACGGCGGCTTCATCTTCACGCTGGCCGACTCCACCTTCGCCTTCGCCTGCAACAGCTACAACCGGCCCGCCGTGGCCGCCGGCTGCAGCATCGAATTCCTCAAGCCGGGCCAGCTCGGCGACCTGCTCACCTGCGAGGGCGTGGAGCAGGCGCTGCAGGGGCGCCACGGCATCTACGACATGAAGGTGACCAACCAGCGCGGCGACGTCGTGGCGATGTTCCGCGGCAAGAGCGCCCAGCTGCAGGGCACGGTGATCCCGGAGGCCGCATGA
- a CDS encoding DUF6817 domain-containing protein, with translation MNSSLVQASAEQPLLDELRTHVPPAAWRLLEGSAAMHLAHSGRTLLLHLAGTWQLLRRWGNTQPICLAGLFHSIYGTNAFQRQSLPENRRPELQHAIGHGAEQLAWLFGAVDRPRALLEGLQLLRPGALIPQRIPLPARRGWPASHPLTITSHQLAALTEIECANLLEQGGSGNALRDLYCAGIDRPLLSAAAMAALRDRLSQQMRPPAPHAQDSQR, from the coding sequence ATGAACAGCTCTCTGGTCCAAGCAAGCGCCGAGCAGCCACTCCTTGACGAACTGCGCACGCACGTGCCACCAGCCGCCTGGCGCCTCCTCGAAGGCAGTGCGGCGATGCATCTGGCCCACAGCGGCCGAACGCTGTTGCTGCACCTGGCGGGTACCTGGCAACTGCTGCGACGCTGGGGCAACACCCAACCCATCTGCCTGGCAGGCCTGTTCCACAGCATCTACGGCACCAATGCCTTCCAACGTCAGAGCCTGCCTGAAAACCGGCGCCCCGAGCTGCAGCACGCCATCGGTCATGGCGCCGAGCAGTTGGCCTGGCTCTTCGGTGCCGTAGACCGACCACGCGCCTTACTGGAAGGGCTGCAACTGCTACGGCCCGGCGCCCTCATACCGCAGCGGATTCCCTTGCCTGCGCGGCGCGGATGGCCTGCCTCGCACCCGTTGACGATCACCTCACACCAGCTCGCAGCGCTGACAGAAATCGAGTGCGCGAACCTGCTCGAACAAGGTGGCTCGGGCAACGCACTGCGCGACCTGTACTGCGCAGGTATCGATCGGCCCCTGCTGAGCGCCGCGGCCATGGCAGCTTTGCGCGACAGACTCAGCCAGCAGATGCGCCCGCCGGCACCGCACGCCCAGGACAGCCAGCGATGA